CTATGATGAATTTCTATCACTAACAGCTTGTCAAGTGTCTAAGCTTATTGCTAGTGATAGACTTACAGTTCCATCAGAGGAACAGGTGAGTAACACTTACTGTCATTGGTCTTCAACCAAATTCCtccgtttcttttatcttttagtgaaTAACAAAGTGGAGAATGGTTTTTAGTGAATaagaatcttttatctttttcttttttcatcattggactgcagccatgctggggcactgcctgaaAATGTCTAGTCAAACAAATAATCATCCAcagtcatcagcatcattatttaatatccattttccatgctggcatgggttggacagtttgaccggattTGGCAAGATGGAGAGCTGTACCAAGTTGCTGTCTGATTGGACTTGccttcaacagctggatgccattcttaatgccaaccacttcacaagagtggacagggtgctttttatgtggcgccaCTTCCttttttaagcccggtacttattccgttggtctcttttgccgaactgctgagttatcggaacataaacacgccaacatcgattgtcagagagtgttagtggtggtggtggtggggaggggggtggcaaacacacatacacttgcattaTCAATCTACTGAAATAACTGAGAAGACATTAATTCAGCCaagggctatagtataagacacacagtgggactgaaccctgaaccacgtggtcgggaagcaagcttcttattacgcAGCCATGAAATAATTAAGTGAAATATTTGTGATGATTTTGAACTACGAAGttaattgtttgaatttctttgataaGGAGAAAGAATTctggaaatattttgttgttCGTCCACAGGTGTTTGAGGCTGTCCTGTCTTGGATTGAACATGATACAGAGAATCGACAACTTAGCATCGCTGAACTGATGGAACATGTCCGTTTACCATTGATGTCTCAAGAGTTTCTCGTCCAGCGAGTTGAATGCGAACCTATGATTAAATCCAACACACAATGTAAAGATCTTTTAATTGAAGCCATGAAGTACCACCTCCTCAAAGCGGAACAGAAAGCACTTTTTAAAACACCAAGGACTTTACCAAGAACTCCAATTGGATTGCCAAAGGTACCACTTGAATTTTACCTTTTTGTTGCATAATAATATATCTGAAtgtttggtggcagtggtgacatcatcattgttgccGCTGTTGAAGATCCACTTAGCCATTCTTGCATAAGTCAGGCAGAATTTGTTGCAGCAGATTTTCTGCAGCCAAACgctctccctgtcaccaaccttcacctgtttccaagcaagacaaTACTGTCACCATGACTGGACCTATTTTTCACAAAAGACTAGAAACACAGAACTCCTTCTTGTGTGATGACATCATTTATGTTTGTCACATGATGTCACGGCAagggctcacacacacacacacacacacaacaagcttccttcagtttccatctaccagttccactcacaagTCGTTGGTTGATCCAGGGCTGTTGTAGGAGATACTTCCCCCCAAGGGACTTGAAAGCACACCACTGGGAAGCAAAGAAACAAAGCTTACCACTAGAGACAGGTTTAATCTGAAAGCACAGATTTGAATCTAAGCAGAAACCAGTTCTTCCCTAGATTGTAGCAAACTGTTGTGGCTAGAATGCTGGATATTTGATTCCAGAGTGATGAGCCACAGCTCTATCAAGTTTTAAAGCTCTCAACCTTTCTAATAGTTAATAATTGTGGTTGATGGTGAAGTGATGTTAGCATAGATTGACTGGTGTTGTAGACATGGGCAAGGAAAAAACCTGAAGGATTTCTTTGTGAAGTCCAGTGGGTCTTCGTCTAGCAATGTAGTCTCACTATCAGTTTTGTTGTTTTAGTTATATTGTctaatcacaacagaaaaatactATGCTCGTTACTCTCAAATGAATATGACCTTCTAGTATTTCttatgcttttgctaattgtttttggTAGCGATATAGCTACTAGCAGACTTAGATACATTCCTGGATGAATTCTATAACCATTTAAGACTTCTTCCAAGAAGCTATTTTATCGTTTTCTGgtctttatttaaaatcatttcaaCTTCTTCTTCCTGCAAACTAAAtccatgtaaaaacaaaaaaaaaaagacagatgaaatttgTAACTTTTAGATGATTGTTCCTTTAACCGTTTCactgccatatttctgttgaaatgcacttCCTTCATCTCACTTAATTtgcaaaaatattgaagaatttagtgaattaactttgtcgttattaagctggtgttaattGTAGAATATCTCTGTAAGTTGTGACCAGTCTTTTTTCTCTCAGTCTTCAAAACATAAAACGCTACAAATGATCAAAATCTGAccaatatttttgtattgtttaaattttacgttttttgtttttctccttttctcataAAAATCCCTTCTGAAACTCAGTTTTTAACCTAGAGtgattgcttgtttgtttgtttgtttatttttgtcatcTCTGATTCCACTGCATGCTGCTTAATTGGTTCGTTACAGGTGTTACTGGTTCTTGGAGGACAGGCACCAAAAGCAATAAAAAGTGTGGAATGTTATGATTTTAAAGAAGAACGCTGGTATCAGTTGGCCGAGATGCCCATCCGTCGGTGTcgttgtggtaaaaaaaaaaacctttttattatattattttgttttaatgtatttttatccttttatttcctCCTTCATTACAAGTATTGCTTGCTTTTCTACTAGAATTCACGTAATTATCGAACAACCTTTACGTTTTAGCGATGGCTTTCCACTCTGTACAGCAGCTCAACACCAAATACATGATTGAGTTAACCCTGTTGAGGCAAGGATTGTCGGTGTGTAAAATTACTTTTACACCTGATTAATTTAATACAGGTGTTGGGGTATCCAGTGTTAGCTACTTCGCACATGTCATCCAAGAACAATTGCAGGAATAAACATGTAGGATTGTTGAGAGCAGAGAAACATTTGTGAAAAATAAGATGCCCACAGAGAGCGAGGTTAATTGGTTGGAGGATATTTCCACAATCCTACTGAAATGGTACTcgttgcaatcatcatcatcatcatcgtttaacgtccgctttctatgctagcatgggttggacgattttgactgagggctggcgaaccagatgtctgcatcaggctccaatctggtctggctgagtttctacagttggatgcccttcctaatgccaaccactccgagagtgtagtgggtgattttaagTGACActgacacgggggccagtcaggcggtactggcaacgacctcactcgaatctttttacacatgccaccagcacaggtaccagtaaggcaacgttggtaacgatcacgctcaaatggtgcccttttacgtgtcactggcacggaagccagttggctgctctggcaacgatcacgctcggatggtgctcttggcaccctactagcatgggcacaagtgccagtaaggtgacgctggtaatgatcacgctcgaatggtgccttttaagtgccactggcacggaagccagttagccgctctgtcaatgatcacactcatgtggtgctctttgcaccctgctagcacggtcgccagtcatcgaatttgattttgatttagattgatttcacttgcctcaacaggtctttgcaagcagagatttagtgtccaaggaaggaaaaggtacgcataattgggctggttacgcccctggcataggccatctacatcaaatttgaactcagatggctCCATCACATTCTGTAGAttgaactctttagcatttaaattgactATATCTGGCCCAAAGACTCCACCTGAttaatgtttaaactggccacatctaaCTTCTCACACTTAACCCatattgtcattctaaaaataaacaacaacatcatcaagatcttgaagctttgatatgtgaataaaaaagcattacatttgatggagtaatgtgaatgctaaagagttaagtcgTTCGagaaaattactttttaattgtgATTGTAAGTCAAAGTAAATTTGCATCTTTCAGGTGTGGCTGTTGTTAATGGTTTGGTTTATGTTGTGGGTGGCTTCAGTGGTTCACTAAGAGTCCGGACAGTCGATGCGTACGACCCTGTCAAAGATGTCTGGATCACATGTCAGAGTATGAAAGCCCGTCGAAGTACATTAGGAGTTGCCTTACTAAATGATCTCATCTATGCAGTTGGTGGCTTTGATGGTTCATCAGGTAAGaaaatactttaaccctttcgttgctgtatttattttgagatgttctgtgtttctttcaattactttaaatataacaaagaatttagtaaaataactcatttatcattcaactagtgtcaggaacataaattgtgactaaggtttggtggaagattttaattcaaaacttatgaaaacaagacatttgtacaacagagccagagccagtttcggctgggttggtaacgaaagggttaaacaatataaTAATCTGTAATCCACTGTTATCCTTTATTTTGCCAGCTTTCACTTTTTGCTTGAAAAAGTCTGTTTCgttttcaattgttttttttttttctctgttgatGCAGGGCTTGATGGTGCTGAATGTTATGATGTGAAGACAGGACTGTGGAAATCTGTTGCACCAATGAGTATCCGAAGAAGTAGCGTTGGAGTAGGAGTCGTGGgaggtgattattattattattattatcttcatcatcgtcgtcgtcgtcgtcatggtcCAAGTTTCTGAAAATGTAGGGGGCTTGCTAAGACACAAGGACTGCAGAATTCAGCAAAGGGCTTGCTGTATTTAGttgcattttttaaattcaaatcttgCCGTATAAGTAGCTACCAAGAACTGGGGCATCCATTTCATCGgttacatttcatcatcatcatcatcatgactgccTTTCCATAATTAAACTGTTTCTCCTTATTTCATTATGACATCCCtaacttaatttttatttttcacgcAGATGGCGTCCCTTGGCAATTTCCTTCTTGTCATGATAGTTGTACACTGCCAACCAAACACACCTTGCATTATTTAGTTGTCTCCCTTTATATTCTCCATTCAAATGTCTTCTGGATTAACTTAGGTTTTTGCTCGTTTTAGATTGccaaagtaccagtaatataccagGGGTGTGCTAATTGACTACAATCCTCTTCTCTAACATTTGTGGCCTTGTACCaattatttttaccattaatCACCCCTGTGTCACACTAGTGACActattctttcactttctgtctcccCGATCCACGCTCAAGGTTTGCCTCATGGCTAGAgtctgaagacacttgcccctggTACTGACTGAACCCAAGCTCATATCGGTTTGTGACCACAAACAGCCATGCTTACACCTATATCAGCCACACAGTCACACATCAAATTGTAAAATCCTTATTGATGGAGGAATATGGAGTATCTCCTTAAATGTTCCAGAAGGACAAaagacctcatcatcatcatttaacgtccgctttccacgctagcatgggttggacaatttgactgaggtctggcgaaccagactccaatctgatctggcagagtttctgcagctggatgcccttcctaatgccaaccactccaagagtgtagtgggtgcttttacgtgccaccggccacgcccaaatggtgctttttacgcaccaTTTGGGCGTGACTGTTGTCAGTACCACCAAAttagccctcgtgccggtgggccagtttggtggtactggccaCAGCCATGAAATGATTTAGACCAGTTAAATCCGTTTGCATCTTTACAAATGTCCcctgctctttatatatattctgttcttGGTGTTTTTCCATTCatctatcatttaacatccgttttccatgctggcatgggttggagggtttgactaGGAATTCTCAAGCCAgagggttgcaccaggctccaggcgttagttttggcatggtttctatggctggatgcccttcttgacaccaaccactttacagagtgtactgggtgctttttacattgcaccaGCACCAACAAGGTCAGCGAGtgccttgcaagacaaaaatccctTCAACTGGGAGTGGGGAGTTGTATTAAAGGAGTGTGGCTTTGTGCTAGTTGAAAGATTTCTGTTGCagatgtttgtttgttgagcaaagTGGTCTTCTTcagaagtccaaaacgtggtcctttgctattcgtaagatctgcagaagagaaagcaggtcaacccccaacacaaaaagcatcgacggatggatgaatgcgcatccaggctcagcggttgcgtaggaaatcggggacaagaaacaggaagaaagagtcagagaaagttggagccaaaaagtacaacagggcccccccccctgccggagccttgtggagctttatgtgttttcgctcaataaacacacacaacgcctggtctgggaatcaaaaccgcgatcctccgaccgtgagtccactgccctaaccactgggccattgcgcctccacgttgcaGATGTATATTCACTACAGTGAAAGATTCATATCTCTCATCCCCATCGCTATGTAGAAAGATTAGCTGAGAAtttcccttgtgtgtgtgttaaagaaatCAGTCGCTCTGTGTTAATCTCCTTTTCTCCCTCACTAATGGTTTCTCTGTTTTTGTCTTGACCAATGTTTTGCCAGTTCTTTAAGATTGGTATATTTCATCGATCTGTTGAAGAAACATTCTCAAACGATCTTCTTGATAACCCGATGCTATTTTCCTTTGTGTCTCTCTTGGTTTTACTTATGTTTCATAATGTTTTGGTTCTTTTGTGGCAGGTTTCCTTTACGCAGTCGGAGGGTATGATGGTTGTTCCAGACAATGTTTAAGTACAGTGGAATATTTTGATCCTGAAGCAAACTGCTGGCATCCTGCTGCAGAAATGTCTTGTAGAAGAAGTGGTGCTGGTAAGCAAGATATCTTTATACcagaagtaaattatttttaacagtggaacttgaagcagataaagctgcAAATAATAGAATGTAGAATATTGGGTTCACTTGGATGGTGAAGAAGTCAAAGGGTTCTTTTTAAATCCAATATCCTTTATTCTGTTATTCATAACTTTATTCTCTTCAAGTTCCACTGTTAAAAACAATTTACTTCATATCACTTAAAGTTTCTAGATTTTTACAACATAAataggtagcagggaattgtatcagactgccagaagggaagctaggagacaggtttatttagccagaggagaagcagataagaaaacatttgttctgtgccatgaggaccaaagacatgaggtatttcgtgttgcaaaacagtgtgtgagagataatcgtgatgttgtaggagagaaatgtgtctgcatggatgatggttcacttgcacta
This DNA window, taken from Octopus sinensis linkage group LG4, ASM634580v1, whole genome shotgun sequence, encodes the following:
- the LOC115210399 gene encoding kelch-like protein 2 translates to MDIRRPKMLAGREHPAYKNKQHSEQAFEKLNQMRKMGKLCDVTLLAGDTEILAHRAVLASCSPYFYAMFNAEMAESKAEKVTLHQIDPAALSMLIDFVYTSEIHVTEDNVQTLLPASNLLQLTEVQEACCEFLQSQLHPSNCLGIKDFADLHDCTELLNYTQTYIEQHFSEVVYYDEFLSLTACQVSKLIASDRLTVPSEEQVFEAVLSWIEHDTENRQLSIAELMEHVRLPLMSQEFLVQRVECEPMIKSNTQCKDLLIEAMKYHLLKAEQKALFKTPRTLPRTPIGLPKVLLVLGGQAPKAIKSVECYDFKEERWYQLAEMPIRRCRCGVAVVNGLVYVVGGFSGSLRVRTVDAYDPVKDVWITCQSMKARRSTLGVALLNDLIYAVGGFDGSSGLDGAECYDVKTGLWKSVAPMSIRRSSVGVGVVGGFLYAVGGYDGCSRQCLSTVEYFDPEANCWHPAAEMSCRRSGAGVGVVDGLLYAVGGHDGPLVRKSVEVYNPQTNTWSLVADMHFCRRNAGVVTNEGLLYVIGGDDGSSNLGSIECYDAKLNKWTLLPSCMVTGRSYAGVVVIDKPIT